The following proteins come from a genomic window of Sphaerisporangium rubeum:
- a CDS encoding UvrD-helicase domain-containing protein, whose product MPRLAIAPEVHSDLGALASPAREEAVVSLRRFLRGATSAPHPERVRNTRDPRVATMRLTDRHRGVVVRQRDVYWMLTVQPDAEAWSYAQRHRFAVNAAAGMAEIWDAAALESVEPALRRAAGSAARRLFAHVCDTDLLGLGIDTWLLPLVRLMASETALDAVEPLIPESQFAPLSVLAAGGSIAEAWRALDACAAVPAGPIDVSDLGAALDRTPSRAVFVADAEELDHLLDRPQWCGFPYAVQYRIAYHDVHDGPVLVTGGAGTGKTVLALHRAAHLARTGGGRVLVVTFSQATAADLTAKLDLLVDDTRVRDRIEVGNVERLAHRVVAEAEGRPPLLVGPPDLASLWQEAAELYGTTHSPAFLLREWEQVILAQNLCTLQEYLSAARPGRGVDLDRGERAEVWRAIEHVTGRLRETGRRTLLQLATRASTLLGRTTGDLLDDAPGGEPYRHIVVDEAQDLHPAQWRLLRAAVPAGPDDLFIVGDPHQRVFDTRVALSSLGVKAETYRLTVSRRLPREILTWAVRLRGGGPVDGLVDGVTELAGFRAGQEGPRPVVREYVSPQAELAGLVTQVGEWLAEGVPARAVAVAARSAGLVRDVKAALREAGLAVRATPLHGLKGLEFRRVALIGVAEGVVPAPGSLTPAEEDPTARAHDLQRERGLLYMACTRATERLYVSYSGRASPFLPP is encoded by the coding sequence GTGCCCCGGCTCGCCATCGCCCCAGAGGTCCACAGCGACCTCGGCGCGCTGGCATCCCCGGCACGCGAGGAGGCGGTGGTGTCGCTGCGGCGGTTCCTGCGCGGCGCCACCTCCGCGCCGCATCCCGAGCGGGTGCGCAACACGCGTGACCCGCGCGTCGCGACGATGCGGCTGACCGACCGGCACCGCGGCGTGGTGGTGCGGCAGCGCGACGTGTACTGGATGCTGACCGTCCAGCCGGACGCCGAGGCGTGGTCGTACGCGCAGCGGCACAGGTTCGCGGTCAACGCCGCCGCCGGGATGGCGGAGATCTGGGACGCCGCGGCGCTGGAGTCGGTGGAGCCCGCGCTGCGCCGCGCCGCCGGGTCGGCGGCCCGGCGGCTGTTCGCGCACGTCTGCGACACCGACCTGCTCGGGCTCGGCATCGACACGTGGCTGCTGCCGCTGGTGCGGCTCATGGCGAGCGAGACGGCCCTCGACGCGGTGGAGCCGCTGATCCCCGAGAGCCAGTTCGCACCGTTGTCGGTGCTCGCCGCCGGCGGGTCGATCGCCGAGGCGTGGCGCGCGCTCGACGCGTGCGCGGCCGTACCGGCGGGGCCGATCGACGTGAGCGACCTCGGGGCCGCGCTCGACCGCACGCCGAGCCGCGCGGTGTTCGTCGCGGACGCCGAGGAGCTCGACCACCTGCTGGACCGGCCGCAGTGGTGCGGCTTCCCCTACGCGGTCCAGTACCGCATCGCCTACCACGACGTCCACGACGGCCCGGTGCTCGTGACCGGCGGCGCCGGCACCGGCAAGACCGTGCTCGCGCTGCACCGCGCGGCGCATCTGGCGCGCACCGGCGGCGGCCGGGTGCTCGTGGTGACGTTCTCCCAGGCCACCGCCGCCGACCTCACCGCCAAGCTGGACCTGCTCGTGGACGACACGCGGGTGCGCGACCGCATCGAGGTCGGGAACGTCGAACGTCTCGCGCACCGCGTCGTCGCCGAGGCCGAGGGCCGGCCCCCGCTGCTGGTCGGCCCCCCCGACCTCGCCTCGCTGTGGCAGGAGGCCGCCGAGCTGTACGGCACGACGCACAGCCCCGCGTTCCTGCTGCGCGAGTGGGAACAGGTGATCCTCGCGCAGAACCTGTGCACCCTGCAGGAGTACCTGTCGGCGGCCCGTCCCGGCCGCGGCGTGGACCTCGACCGCGGCGAGCGAGCCGAGGTGTGGCGTGCCATCGAGCACGTCACGGGACGGCTGCGTGAGACCGGCAGGCGCACCCTGCTGCAACTCGCGACACGCGCGAGCACGCTGCTCGGCCGCACCACCGGCGACCTGCTCGACGACGCGCCAGGCGGCGAGCCGTACCGGCACATCGTGGTCGACGAGGCGCAGGACCTGCACCCGGCGCAGTGGCGGCTGCTGCGGGCCGCCGTGCCGGCGGGCCCGGACGATCTGTTCATCGTCGGCGACCCCCATCAGCGGGTCTTCGACACCCGGGTCGCGCTCAGCAGCCTCGGGGTGAAGGCCGAGACCTACCGGCTCACCGTGTCGCGCCGCCTGCCGCGGGAGATCCTCACCTGGGCCGTGCGGCTGCGCGGCGGCGGTCCGGTGGACGGGCTGGTGGACGGCGTCACCGAGCTCGCGGGGTTCCGCGCCGGACAGGAGGGCCCGCGTCCCGTCGTCCGGGAGTACGTCTCGCCGCAGGCGGAGCTCGCCGGGCTGGTCACGCAGGTCGGGGAGTGGCTGGCCGAGGGGGTGCCGGCGAGGGCCGTGGCCGTCGCGGCCCGCTCGGCCGGCCTCGTCAGGGACGTCAAGGCGGCGCTGCGCGAAGCGGGCCTCGCGGTGCGCGCCACCCCGCTGCACGGGCTCAAGGGCCTGGAGTTCCGCCGGGTCGCACTGATCGGCGTCGCGGAAGGCGTCGTCCCCGCGCCTGGTTCCCTCACGCCGGCCGAGGAGGACCCGACCGCCAGGGCACACGATCTGCAACGGGAACGGGGGCTTCTGTACATGGCCTGCACCCGGGCCACCGAACGCCTTTACGTGTCCTATTCCGGGCGAGCAAGTCCATTTCTACCGCCCTGA
- a CDS encoding sigma factor-like helix-turn-helix DNA-binding protein → MNLSLSDIVPPLRWTPPGQVEPIASDPRLPDAWWQALPLDRACLIAGTAQVAARLADLTMACWGHLPLGDILPPLRMIDPKRSARTPDARDTVRTVFTDVLERLVASGSHESIAAPAAQVRQDRPIPELIDDIFSALDDRQRAIARDRVYAEHRVTLDDLAQRFSVTRERIRQIERDLRDHVQARLAAPEAAPLAAHLTWLRGRLGTAVPADDLAAAVPWHRAELTTLGVPAWRFVRSLLTGYDQVDGWLVAGGADELKDKTRRLFTDGPVKLPEAVGMVARLGVREDVAERWLASVPHLRVLEGHVVPWPRSVNDKAEAVLAVAEAPLTPEEIQARIGEDYSIVGIRNQLTADSRFLRVDRNRYGLARWGGEEYIGIREMIVREIERAGGEVSVNDVVAKLTAKYEVSDSSVRAYAGGPGFERTQRGWIRVAAPEQAEPYSPRRDVSMTRRSFRSRDGRWWHRVDVNGEHLRGSGSPLPTGFAAHLGMAPGGQLTTSTPSGDVVISWHNQPTMGSIRAILADYSAGEGDSIFLTVSDGGELLTRYLPQAASGLPPINMALHLIGYTAPVASEAEALRLIGARIGLPDGASREEIVARLRERGDRDILAFIEPETV, encoded by the coding sequence ATGAATCTGAGCCTTAGCGACATCGTGCCTCCCCTGCGCTGGACCCCGCCCGGCCAGGTCGAGCCGATCGCGAGCGATCCTCGTCTGCCGGACGCGTGGTGGCAGGCGCTGCCGCTCGACCGTGCGTGCCTGATCGCGGGGACCGCTCAGGTGGCCGCACGGCTGGCCGACCTCACCATGGCCTGCTGGGGACACCTGCCGCTCGGCGACATCCTGCCGCCGCTCAGGATGATCGATCCCAAGCGGTCCGCGCGGACCCCCGACGCCAGGGACACGGTGCGCACGGTCTTCACCGACGTGCTGGAACGGCTGGTCGCCTCCGGCAGCCACGAGTCGATCGCCGCGCCGGCCGCACAGGTGCGGCAGGACCGGCCGATCCCCGAGCTGATCGACGACATCTTCTCGGCGCTCGACGACCGGCAGCGGGCCATCGCCAGGGACCGGGTGTACGCCGAGCATCGCGTCACGCTGGACGACCTGGCGCAGCGGTTCTCGGTGACACGTGAACGCATCAGGCAGATCGAGCGTGACCTGCGCGACCACGTGCAGGCCCGGCTGGCGGCCCCCGAGGCCGCGCCGCTCGCCGCGCACCTGACGTGGCTGCGCGGCCGGCTCGGCACCGCCGTACCCGCCGACGACCTCGCCGCGGCCGTACCCTGGCACCGCGCGGAGCTGACGACGCTCGGCGTGCCGGCCTGGCGGTTCGTGCGCAGCCTGCTCACCGGGTACGACCAGGTGGACGGCTGGCTGGTCGCCGGTGGCGCCGACGAGCTGAAGGACAAGACGCGCCGCCTGTTCACCGACGGCCCGGTGAAGCTTCCCGAGGCGGTCGGCATGGTGGCGCGGCTCGGGGTGCGCGAGGACGTCGCCGAGCGGTGGCTGGCCTCGGTGCCGCACCTGCGTGTGCTCGAAGGCCACGTCGTGCCGTGGCCGCGCAGCGTCAACGACAAGGCCGAAGCGGTGCTCGCCGTCGCCGAGGCGCCGCTCACGCCGGAGGAGATCCAGGCGCGGATCGGCGAGGACTACAGCATCGTCGGCATACGCAACCAGCTCACCGCCGACAGCCGTTTCCTGCGGGTGGACCGCAACCGGTACGGGCTGGCGCGCTGGGGTGGCGAGGAGTACATCGGCATCCGCGAGATGATCGTGCGCGAGATCGAGCGGGCCGGCGGCGAGGTGTCGGTGAACGACGTCGTCGCCAAGCTCACCGCCAAGTACGAGGTCAGCGACAGCTCGGTGCGCGCGTACGCCGGCGGCCCCGGTTTCGAGCGCACCCAGCGCGGGTGGATCAGGGTCGCGGCGCCGGAGCAGGCCGAGCCGTACAGCCCGCGCAGGGACGTGTCGATGACGCGGCGGTCCTTCCGCAGCCGCGACGGCCGGTGGTGGCACCGGGTGGACGTCAACGGCGAGCACCTGCGCGGCTCGGGTTCCCCGCTGCCGACCGGTTTCGCCGCGCACCTCGGCATGGCGCCAGGCGGTCAGCTCACCACGTCCACCCCGTCGGGTGACGTCGTGATCAGCTGGCACAACCAGCCGACCATGGGCTCCATCCGGGCCATACTGGCCGACTACAGCGCCGGGGAAGGCGACTCGATCTTCCTGACCGTGTCGGACGGCGGCGAACTGCTCACGCGCTACCTCCCCCAGGCCGCCTCCGGCCTGCCGCCGATCAACATGGCCCTGCACCTCATCGGCTACACCGCGCCGGTGGCCTCGGAGGCCGAGGCCCTGCGCCTGATCGGCGCACGCATCGGCCTGCCGGACGGCGCGTCCCGCGAAGAGATCGTCGCTCGTCTCCGCGAACGCGGCGACCGCGACATCCTCGCCTTCATCGAGCCCGAGACCGTCTGA
- the cysS gene encoding cysteine--tRNA ligase, with product MLRLYDTRTRQAESIVPEGARVVRDYTCGPTVYRYAHVGNLRSYLLPDLMRRVLERRGVRVVVCQNITDVGHLADDDQIDATGEDKILAQARREGRSALEIARFYEEAFRQDTLKLNIRPPDHTPRATESIDLMIEMIAKLIERGHAYAASDGSVFFDATSFPTYGEISGNRLDALKPGHRIEPDERKRFHADWALWKGATTPGEMTWDSPWGLGFPGWHIECSAMSLRFLGEHIDVHTGGKDLRFPHHEDERAQSNSTVGHDVVSHWVHGEHILFDGRKMAKSTGNVVLLSDVEDAGLDPLAVRLALLEHRYRQQMNLTWDTITAADRTLRRWRTQVATWAESPSAALDTTYATRVTAAFEDDLDTPQALRILRELERDESIPPGSRFETFLHLDHLFGLDLSADIGKPPTVPVLPEGAAELLEARAKAREAKDWPTSDRLRDELASLGVKVTDTPEGQTWT from the coding sequence ATGTTGAGGCTGTACGACACACGGACCAGGCAGGCGGAATCGATCGTTCCAGAGGGTGCGCGCGTGGTGCGCGACTACACCTGCGGGCCGACCGTCTACCGTTACGCTCACGTCGGCAACCTCCGTTCCTACCTGCTTCCCGACCTCATGCGCCGGGTGCTCGAGCGCCGCGGCGTCCGCGTCGTCGTGTGCCAGAACATCACCGACGTCGGCCACCTCGCCGACGACGACCAGATCGACGCCACCGGAGAGGACAAGATCCTCGCGCAGGCGCGCCGCGAGGGCCGCTCCGCGCTGGAGATCGCGCGCTTCTACGAAGAGGCCTTCCGCCAGGACACCTTGAAGCTCAACATCAGGCCGCCGGACCACACCCCTCGTGCCACCGAGAGCATCGACCTGATGATCGAGATGATCGCCAAGCTCATCGAGCGCGGCCACGCCTACGCCGCCTCCGACGGCTCGGTCTTCTTCGACGCCACCAGCTTCCCCACGTACGGCGAGATCTCCGGCAACCGCCTCGACGCGCTGAAGCCCGGCCACCGCATCGAGCCCGACGAGCGCAAGCGCTTCCACGCCGACTGGGCCCTGTGGAAAGGCGCCACGACCCCCGGCGAGATGACCTGGGACAGCCCCTGGGGCCTCGGCTTCCCCGGCTGGCACATCGAGTGCTCCGCCATGTCCCTGCGCTTCCTCGGTGAGCACATCGACGTCCACACCGGCGGCAAGGACCTGCGGTTCCCCCACCACGAGGACGAGCGGGCCCAGTCCAACTCGACCGTGGGTCACGATGTGGTCTCCCACTGGGTCCACGGCGAGCACATCCTGTTCGACGGCCGCAAGATGGCCAAGAGCACCGGCAACGTCGTCCTGCTGAGCGACGTCGAGGACGCCGGCCTGGACCCCCTGGCCGTCCGCCTGGCCCTCCTTGAGCACCGCTACCGCCAGCAGATGAACCTCACCTGGGACACCATCACCGCCGCCGACCGCACCCTGCGCCGCTGGCGCACCCAGGTCGCCACCTGGGCCGAGTCCCCGAGCGCCGCTCTGGACACCACCTACGCCACCCGCGTCACCGCCGCCTTCGAGGACGACCTCGACACCCCCCAAGCCCTGCGCATCCTCCGCGAGCTCGAACGCGACGAGTCCATCCCCCCCGGCTCCCGCTTCGAGACCTTCCTCCACCTCGACCACCTCTTCGGCCTCGACCTCTCCGCCGACATCGGCAAACCCCCCACCGTCCCCGTCCTCCCCGAAGGCGCCGCCGAACTCCTGGAGGCCCGCGCCAAGGCCAGGGAAGCCAAGGACTGGCCGACCTCCGACCGCCTCAGAGACGAGCTCGCCTCCCTCGGCGTCAAGGTCACCGACACCCCGGAAGGCCAGACCTGGACCTGA
- a CDS encoding choice-of-anchor K domain-containing protein: MNAAAAEVDRLCPRDRSTSLMGTVVTSGIWSRVGLDDVSLFAGIGTEHIRWGDVPDDKRSGYIFEGTVVEAQLDGSDFLLGTFTHQNRVIPMPTSEQFWVYLTVNVAFEDEGIEHDFTVRFRHDETPNEGPHPNDVVKLPKVHENEIVYVDNVEYKVSITGFLRNKRKVTQFDSPEGGSNSAGIFARFERSGSPSIS; encoded by the coding sequence GTGAACGCAGCAGCTGCCGAAGTCGATCGGTTATGCCCGCGAGACAGGAGCACTTCTTTAATGGGTACAGTGGTCACCAGCGGAATATGGTCGCGTGTCGGCCTTGACGATGTGTCGCTTTTCGCCGGCATCGGTACTGAGCACATCAGATGGGGTGACGTCCCGGACGACAAGAGGAGCGGCTACATCTTCGAAGGCACCGTCGTCGAAGCGCAACTCGACGGCAGCGATTTTCTGCTCGGTACGTTCACGCACCAGAACCGCGTGATCCCGATGCCGACGAGCGAGCAGTTCTGGGTGTACCTCACGGTCAACGTCGCGTTCGAGGACGAAGGAATCGAGCACGATTTCACCGTGCGTTTCCGCCACGACGAGACGCCGAACGAGGGGCCGCACCCGAACGACGTGGTGAAGCTGCCGAAAGTCCACGAGAACGAGATCGTGTACGTCGACAATGTCGAGTACAAGGTGTCGATCACCGGTTTCCTCCGGAACAAGCGGAAGGTGACCCAGTTCGACAGCCCCGAAGGCGGCTCCAACAGCGCGGGCATCTTCGCGCGGTTCGAGCGGTCGGGTTCGCCGTCGATCTCCTGA
- a CDS encoding MBL fold metallo-hydrolase, giving the protein MSQTVSPEISPSTPPRTRTWPAGFKDRLTCPLPDFREVLSVTWHGGLRPDIGDADQIPVMRAGLPPVGPRDTAATWVGHATYVLRIGGLTVLTDPVWSRKIPGVRQRLTPPGLAWSDLPPVDAVVISHNHYDHLDAPTIRRLPRHTPMFVPANLGRWFTRRGFTDVTELDWFESASIGEVSFDFVPSHHWSRRGLRDTCRSLWGGWVLTSPHQRVYFAGDTAYGDRFKQIGDRYPGIDLALMPVGAYEPRSFMHVTHVDPAEAVQACQDVGARRMATMHWGTFVLSGEPLMAPVREAREAWTAAGRASADLWDLAIGETRVLTG; this is encoded by the coding sequence ATGTCGCAGACCGTCAGCCCTGAGATCTCCCCTTCCACTCCGCCACGCACACGCACCTGGCCCGCCGGCTTCAAGGACCGCCTGACGTGCCCGCTTCCCGACTTCCGCGAAGTGCTGAGCGTGACCTGGCACGGGGGCCTGCGACCCGACATCGGTGACGCCGACCAGATCCCCGTGATGCGGGCCGGACTGCCGCCGGTGGGGCCACGGGACACCGCCGCGACCTGGGTGGGGCACGCGACGTACGTGCTGCGCATCGGCGGGCTCACCGTGCTCACCGACCCCGTCTGGTCGAGGAAGATCCCCGGCGTGCGGCAGCGGCTCACCCCGCCGGGGCTGGCCTGGAGCGACCTGCCTCCCGTGGACGCCGTCGTGATCAGCCACAACCACTACGACCACCTGGACGCGCCGACGATCAGGCGCCTGCCGCGCCACACTCCGATGTTCGTGCCGGCCAACCTCGGACGCTGGTTCACCCGCCGTGGCTTCACCGACGTCACCGAGCTGGACTGGTTCGAGAGCGCGAGCATCGGCGAGGTCTCCTTCGACTTCGTGCCGTCCCATCACTGGAGCCGCCGCGGCCTGCGGGACACCTGCCGCAGCCTGTGGGGTGGCTGGGTGCTGACCTCGCCGCACCAGCGGGTCTACTTCGCCGGCGACACCGCGTACGGTGATCGGTTCAAGCAGATCGGGGACCGCTACCCCGGCATCGACCTGGCCCTGATGCCGGTCGGCGCGTACGAGCCGCGGTCCTTCATGCACGTCACGCACGTCGACCCCGCCGAGGCCGTACAGGCCTGTCAGGACGTGGGGGCCCGGCGGATGGCCACGATGCACTGGGGGACGTTCGTGCTGTCGGGTGAACCCCTCATGGCGCCGGTCCGCGAGGCGCGTGAGGCGTGGACGGCGGCGGGCCGCGCGTCCGCCGATCTGTGGGACCTCGCCATCGGCGAGACCCGCGTCCTCACCGGCTGA
- a CDS encoding flavin reductase family protein, which translates to MRSVDKKVTQELFRTVAGRFATGIAIVTTHGDGVDHAMTVNAFTSVSLDPLLVLICVEKVARFHSAVIAAGEWGVSVLGEDGEEASRAFATRGRILEGQLDRWAHRRGTLGLALFDSAIATLECRTTAVHDGGDHSIIIGEVVSAGLPREAEPLIYHKAHYRHLAPGAPPGTPPDPGP; encoded by the coding sequence GTGCGATCTGTGGACAAAAAGGTGACCCAGGAGCTGTTCCGGACGGTGGCCGGACGGTTCGCGACGGGCATCGCGATCGTCACCACCCATGGCGACGGCGTGGACCACGCGATGACGGTCAACGCCTTCACCTCGGTGTCGCTCGACCCGCTGCTCGTGCTGATCTGCGTGGAGAAGGTCGCGAGGTTCCACAGCGCGGTCATCGCGGCCGGCGAGTGGGGGGTGTCGGTGCTCGGCGAGGACGGCGAGGAGGCGTCCCGCGCGTTCGCCACCCGCGGCCGGATCCTTGAGGGACAGCTCGACCGCTGGGCCCACCGGCGGGGGACGCTCGGGCTGGCGCTGTTCGACTCCGCGATCGCCACCCTGGAGTGCAGGACCACGGCCGTGCACGACGGCGGGGACCATTCGATCATCATCGGCGAGGTCGTCAGCGCGGGGCTGCCCCGCGAGGCCGAGCCGTTGATCTACCACAAGGCCCACTACCGTCACCTCGCTCCTGGTGCGCCTCCCGGTACGCCGCCCGACCCGGGGCCGTGA
- a CDS encoding DUF6113 family protein — MEEEQAGRGHPVVSALVGGLAYAVLFVLGVVFGAVAGLEHSWDRGGSVPLVPLVPIGLCVVLFGLLYGAGRLMSSKLGAFVPGMGWMLVALLFSVQRPEGDLVIAANPAGYWYLAAGALALVAAVLLIPSSGSWLLHQGSYPSKHPVNFPDGRSA, encoded by the coding sequence ATGGAGGAAGAGCAGGCCGGCCGGGGTCACCCGGTGGTCTCCGCCTTGGTCGGCGGCCTGGCGTACGCCGTGCTCTTCGTCCTCGGCGTGGTCTTCGGCGCCGTCGCCGGCCTCGAGCATTCCTGGGACCGCGGCGGTTCCGTCCCGCTGGTGCCTCTTGTCCCGATCGGCCTGTGCGTGGTGCTGTTCGGCCTGCTCTACGGCGCGGGGCGGCTGATGTCGTCCAAGCTCGGCGCGTTCGTGCCTGGCATGGGGTGGATGCTGGTGGCGCTGCTGTTCTCGGTGCAGCGGCCCGAGGGCGATCTGGTGATCGCGGCCAACCCGGCGGGGTACTGGTATCTGGCGGCGGGGGCCCTGGCGCTGGTGGCGGCGGTGCTGCTGATCCCGTCGTCGGGGTCGTGGCTGCTCCACCAGGGGAGTTACCCGAGCAAGCACCCGGTCAACTTCCCGGATGGTCGGTCCGCTTAA
- the mshB gene encoding N-acetyl-1-D-myo-inositol-2-amino-2-deoxy-alpha-D-glucopyranoside deacetylase — protein MTDRRLLLVHAHPDDESSSTAATMAKYAAEGAHVTLVTCTLGEEGEIVVPDLAHLASSREDRLGEHRIEELEAACKALGVDDHRFLGGPGRWRDSGMMGEPTNDDPRCFWRADLDEAAAELVTIIREVRPQVIVTYDENGFYGHPDHIQAYRVAWRAYELSGDPSHGTGEPWQVAKFYFIAMAKSGMRRIAQQMRGTDFDFFTEDSIDDLPFGSEDAEITTVIDARPYGAAKLDALRAHRSQIAADMPWFVMADRFGTDGLGVEHFRLVAGERGPAGRQMPPEEWGLGEPFDREDDLFAGIG, from the coding sequence ATGACTGATCGCCGTTTGCTTCTCGTCCACGCACACCCCGACGACGAGTCGTCGAGCACCGCCGCGACGATGGCCAAATACGCCGCTGAAGGCGCGCACGTGACCCTGGTGACCTGCACACTCGGTGAGGAGGGGGAGATCGTGGTGCCGGACCTCGCGCACCTGGCGTCCAGCCGGGAGGACCGGCTCGGTGAGCACCGCATCGAGGAGCTGGAGGCCGCGTGCAAGGCCCTCGGTGTGGACGACCACCGTTTCCTCGGCGGGCCGGGACGCTGGCGCGACTCCGGCATGATGGGGGAGCCCACCAACGACGACCCCCGGTGTTTCTGGCGTGCCGACCTCGACGAGGCGGCGGCGGAACTGGTCACGATCATCCGTGAGGTGCGGCCGCAGGTCATCGTGACCTACGACGAGAACGGCTTCTACGGTCACCCCGACCACATCCAGGCGTACCGGGTGGCGTGGCGCGCCTACGAGTTGTCGGGGGACCCGTCCCACGGCACGGGGGAGCCGTGGCAGGTCGCCAAGTTCTACTTCATCGCGATGGCCAAGTCCGGCATGCGGCGCATCGCGCAGCAGATGCGCGGTACCGACTTCGACTTCTTCACTGAGGACAGCATCGACGACCTGCCGTTCGGGTCCGAGGACGCCGAGATCACCACGGTGATCGACGCGCGGCCGTACGGCGCGGCCAAGCTGGACGCGCTGCGGGCCCACCGTTCCCAGATCGCCGCGGACATGCCGTGGTTCGTGATGGCGGACCGGTTCGGCACCGACGGCCTCGGCGTGGAGCACTTCCGGCTGGTCGCGGGGGAGCGCGGGCCGGCGGGACGGCAGATGCCGCCGGAGGAGTGGGGGCTCGGCGAGCCCTTCGACCGTGAAGACGATCTCTTCGCGGGCATCGGATAG